Proteins found in one Colletes latitarsis isolate SP2378_abdomen chromosome 8, iyColLati1, whole genome shotgun sequence genomic segment:
- the Tlk gene encoding tousled-like kinase isoform X3 — MTDNCWNSGGGAGVKMEHIQATLDPRKQELLEARFLGARMSAGSQIQMAPQSTVNSGQSVHSQDSNMSTGSSHSDKEVDPNTPEKVPRTPSERKRKRKADDGGGGVTGGPIGSKGSRSVAALENKKINEYFPKHHLGSSPIRHGGAKSPSPQQGYPMYPPSPQQLLSPQVTTPNSSVAEFSSLMQPPRPHPQPPPPPPPASTQPAGSMVSKQVQVRPTNLSRTSQVRQAKTNTPNTELTCQRIQEFETQASSDLELRNNKIDELNRTTDELRHQMANQQKLIEQHKSHINKCIDVVKKLLKEKSNIEKKEARQKCMQNRLRLGQFVTQRVGATFQENWTDGYAFQELARRQEEIATEREEIDKQKKLLLKKRPSNSETGRKRSQPQPSLHNGTEATFLKPDAVPGSYTWQEYYEADEILKLRQSALKKEDADLQLEMEKLERERNLHIRELKRIHNEDQSRFNSHPVLNERYLLLMLLGKGGFSEVHKAFDLKEQRYVACKVHQLNKDWKEDKKANYIKHALREYNIHKALDHPRVVKLYDVFEIDANSFCTVLEYCDGHDLDFYLKQHKTIPEREARSIVMQVVSALKYLNEIKPPVIHYDLKPGNILLTEGNVCGEIKITDFGLSKVMDEENYNPDHGMDLTSQGAGTYWYLPPECFMIGKNPPKISSKVDVWSVGVIFYQCLYGKKPFGHNQSQATILEENTILKATEVQFANKPTVSNEAKSFIRSCLVYRKEERIDVLTLARHEYLQPPVPKHGRQANNQQQQQQQQIQQQQQQSSYSIGMFSGMNASSSS, encoded by the exons ATGTCTGCTGGGTCACAAATTCAGATGGCACCCCAATCAACTGTAAACTCTGGTCAGTCGGTTCATAGTCAAGATTCGAACATGAGCACTG GCTCATCGCATAGTGATAAGGAGGTAGACCCGAATACTCCGGAAAAGGTACCAAGAACTCCTtcggaaagaaaaagaaagcgaaaagcagatgatggaggtggaggaGTTACAGGGGGACCTATAGGAAGTAAGGGTTCTAGATCCGTTGCTGCCCTTGAAAATAAAAAGATCAATGAGTATTTTCCAAAGCATCATTTGGGCAGTAGTCCCATCCGGCACGGTGGTGCCAAGAGCCCTTCTCCTCAACAGGGTTATCCTATG TATCCACCATCGCCTCAACAACTCCTTTCACCGCAAGTAACAACacccaattcttcagtggcagaATTTTCTTCACTGATGCAGCCACCAAGACCTCATCCTCAACCtccacctcctcctccaccaGCCTCGACACAACCTGCAGGCTCGATGGTCAGCAAGCAGGTGCAGGTAAGGCCTACCAACCTCAGTAGGACAAGCCAGGTCAGGCAAGCGAAGACTAACACCCCAAAT ACAGAACTTACTTGCCAGAGGATACAAGAATTCGAAACTCAAGCCTCTTCAGATTTAGAATTACGTAACAACAAAATTGACGAATTGAATAGA ACGACAGACGAACTTAGGCATCAAATGGCTAATCAACAGAAACTGATTGAGCAGCACAAATCCCATATAAATAAATGTATAGACGTTGTAAAGAAATTACTGAAAGAAAAATCAAACATAGAAAAAAAGGAGGCTAGGCAAAAATGTATGCAAAATAGACTGAGATTGGGTCAATTTGTGACTCAGAGGGTGGGTGCAACATTTCAAGAAAACTGGACAGATGGTTATGCGTTTCAAGAATTAGCACGACGACAAGAAGAAATTGCGACTGAACGGGAAGAAATTGACAAACAAAAAAAACTGCTATTAAAAAAGAGGCCATCGAATAGTGAAACTGGTAGAAAACGTAGTCAGCCACAACCTTCCTTGCATAATGGCACAGAAGCTACGTTTTTGAAACCAGACGCAGTACCTGGATCTTATACATGGCAGGAGTATTATGAAGCTGACGAAATACTCAag TTAAGACAAAGTGCGTTGAAAAAAGAAGATGCAGATCTGCAACTAGAAATGGAAAAACTCGAAAGAGAACGAAATTTGCACATCAGAGAGTTGAAACGTATTCATAATGAGGACCAATCAAGATTCAACTCTCATCCTGTATTGAACGAACGTTACCTTCTACTAATGTTATTAGGGAAAGGTGGCTTCAGTGAAGTACATAAG GCATTTGACTTAAAAGAGCAACGATATGTCGCTTGTAAAGTTCATCAACTGAATAAAGACTGGAAAGAGGATAAGAAAGCTAATTATATTAA ACATGCGTTACGAGAATATAATATTCATAAAGCTCTTGATCATCCTCGTGTTGTCAAGTTGTACGATGTGTTTGAAATCGATGCCAATTCCTTTTGTACTGTCTTGGAATATTGTGATGGTCATGATTTAGATTTTTATCTCAAGCAG CATAAAACTATACCTGAAAGAGAAGCACGATCTATCGTTATGCAAGTTGTGTCTGCATTAAAGTACCTCAATGAAATAAAACCCCCAGTCATACATTATGATTTAAAACCag GTAATATATTATTAACCGAAGGTAATGTCTGTggagaaataaaaattacagaCTTCGGATTAAGTAAAGTAATGGACGAAGAAAACTATAATCCAGATCATGGAATGGATTTAACGTCACAAGGAGCTGGTACCTATTG GTATCTTCCGCCGGAGTGTTTTATGATTGGTAAAAATCCTCCCAAAATATCATCAAAAGTTGATGTTTGGAGCGTGGGTGTTATATTTTACCAATGTCTATATGGTAAAAAG CCTTTTGGACATAATCAATCTCAAGCTACAATTTTAGAAGAAAATACAATTCTGAAAGCTACTGAAGTTCAATTTGCAAATAAACCGACTGTTAGCAACGAAGCAaag AGTTTCATAAGAAGTTGCCTAGTATATAGAAAAGAAGAACGTATAGATGTATTGACATTAGCTAGACACGAATATCTTCAACCTCCAGTGCCAAAGCATGGCCGTCAAGCGAATaatcaacagcagcagcaacaacaacagatacaacaacagcagcaacaatCCTCGTATAGTATTGGCATGTTTAGTGGTATGAACGCGTCAAGCAGTTCGTAG